A DNA window from Pseudomonadota bacterium contains the following coding sequences:
- a CDS encoding VacJ family lipoprotein, protein MGIKGASEPAGGYGAQRLGSGLIIGLLLLLGGCASVGGGSGEASQDPMEGVNRKVQAFNDGADRALLKPLARGYQFITPNPVETGVSNFFLNLRTPWTAVNQLLQGKPKLALADTGRFLLNSTAGIGGLFDVATDAGLEAHQEDFGQTLAVWGVPPGNYTVVPFAGPATLRDGLAGIVDTLVYPVRFIEDDTVRWSLVGTDIVQTRAKFLSAEALLRGDRYLFMRDAYLQRREYLINDGEVEEDPFLD, encoded by the coding sequence ATGGGGATCAAGGGAGCGAGCGAGCCTGCTGGTGGTTACGGCGCACAGCGCCTGGGAAGCGGTCTGATAATCGGCTTGCTGTTGCTGCTCGGCGGTTGTGCCAGCGTGGGCGGCGGTAGCGGCGAGGCCTCGCAGGACCCCATGGAGGGCGTGAACCGCAAGGTGCAGGCCTTCAACGACGGCGCTGATCGCGCCCTGCTGAAGCCCCTCGCTCGGGGCTATCAATTCATCACACCGAATCCGGTCGAGACCGGTGTGTCGAATTTCTTCTTGAATCTGCGCACCCCATGGACCGCGGTGAACCAGCTGCTCCAGGGCAAGCCCAAGCTCGCCCTGGCGGATACGGGTCGGTTCCTGCTGAACTCGACGGCCGGCATCGGCGGACTGTTCGACGTGGCCACGGACGCCGGCTTGGAGGCACACCAGGAAGATTTCGGGCAAACCCTTGCCGTGTGGGGGGTCCCCCCCGGAAACTATACGGTTGTGCCGTTCGCCGGCCCCGCCACCCTGCGTGATGGGCTTGCCGGCATCGTCGATACGCTGGTTTACCCGGTTAGATTCATCGAGGACGATACGGTCCGCTGGTCGCTGGTGGGCACGGATATCGTGCAGACCCGAGCGAAGTTCTTGAGCGCGGAGGCTCTCCTGCGTGGGGATCGATACCTCTTCATGCGCGATGCCTACCTGCAGCGCCGTGAGTACCTGATCAATGATGGCGAAGTTGAAGAGGACCCTTTCCTTGACTGA